A DNA window from Tenuifilaceae bacterium CYCD contains the following coding sequences:
- a CDS encoding ferredoxin, whose product MAKKINLIIDGIPVTVDEGTTILQAAKLLNIHIPTLCYHDDLCIAGNCRVCVVEMKGARTLPASCAMPVAEGMEIMTNTIKVRTARKHIIDLLLSEHNAKCTTCYKNGNCELQNLASEYKISDPMFIDLVPHKNYQMDAYSPSIIKDDSKCIRCQRCVRTCEELQHVSALGVAYKGEKMKISTFFENPMFEVVCTNCGQCVNRCPTGALIERNYIDEVWEAIYNPDKHVVVQTAPAVRVALGEDLGFEPGEIVTGKMVSALRRLGFDSVLDTDFTADLTIMEEGFELLGRLRKALVDKDTSVKLPMATSCSPGWIKFIEHTYPEYLENLSTCKSPQQMFGALAKTYYAQKRNLDPAKVVSVSIMPCTAKKFEADRPEMRSSGYKDVDYVLTTRELAIMIKQAGIEFNALAESHCDSIMGDSTGAAVIFGATGGVMEAALRTAYEVVTGREVPFDGLNITPVRGMEGVREASVKIENAAPDWKFLEGAVLKTVVAHGLTNAKKVMDAVKSGKGDWHFIEIMACPGGCIGGGGQPIPTNAEIRQKRAEAIYREDAGMKIRKSHENPEVIAIYKEFLHEPNGHKSHELLHTHYKERQRY is encoded by the coding sequence ATGGCTAAAAAAATAAATCTCATTATAGATGGAATTCCCGTAACAGTAGATGAGGGGACAACCATTTTACAGGCTGCCAAGCTGCTTAACATTCATATTCCTACCCTTTGTTACCATGATGACCTATGTATTGCTGGTAACTGCCGTGTTTGTGTTGTTGAAATGAAGGGAGCCCGTACCTTGCCTGCATCATGCGCTATGCCTGTTGCTGAAGGTATGGAAATTATGACCAATACTATTAAGGTTCGTACTGCACGTAAGCATATTATAGATCTTTTGCTTTCGGAGCATAATGCAAAGTGTACAACTTGTTATAAAAATGGTAATTGTGAATTGCAGAATTTGGCATCGGAATATAAAATTTCAGATCCTATGTTTATAGATTTGGTGCCGCACAAAAATTACCAAATGGATGCTTATTCTCCTTCTATCATTAAGGATGATAGCAAGTGTATTCGTTGCCAGCGTTGTGTACGTACCTGCGAGGAGCTTCAGCACGTTAGTGCATTGGGTGTTGCCTATAAGGGAGAGAAGATGAAAATTTCCACATTTTTTGAGAATCCAATGTTTGAGGTGGTTTGTACCAACTGTGGTCAGTGTGTAAATCGCTGTCCAACCGGCGCTTTAATAGAGCGTAACTATATCGATGAGGTATGGGAGGCAATCTATAATCCCGATAAACATGTGGTGGTTCAAACTGCTCCTGCTGTTAGGGTTGCCCTTGGGGAAGACTTAGGCTTTGAGCCTGGTGAAATTGTTACTGGCAAAATGGTATCAGCGCTTCGTCGTCTAGGGTTTGATTCTGTGCTTGATACGGATTTTACTGCAGACCTTACGATTATGGAGGAAGGCTTCGAGTTATTAGGAAGGCTTAGGAAAGCACTTGTAGATAAGGATACAAGTGTAAAGCTGCCTATGGCTACAAGTTGTTCGCCAGGATGGATCAAGTTCATTGAGCATACATACCCAGAGTATCTTGAAAATTTATCTACATGTAAGTCTCCTCAGCAAATGTTTGGTGCGCTAGCAAAAACATACTATGCACAAAAGCGGAATCTAGATCCTGCAAAAGTTGTTTCTGTATCAATAATGCCATGTACTGCTAAAAAGTTTGAGGCTGATAGACCAGAGATGCGTTCGAGTGGATATAAGGATGTTGACTACGTTCTCACCACTCGCGAGTTAGCAATCATGATTAAGCAAGCGGGTATTGAGTTTAATGCTCTTGCCGAATCGCATTGCGATAGCATAATGGGGGATTCGACTGGTGCTGCTGTTATTTTTGGTGCAACAGGAGGTGTTATGGAGGCTGCATTGCGTACTGCTTACGAGGTTGTAACTGGCCGTGAGGTTCCTTTTGATGGCCTGAACATTACCCCTGTTCGTGGAATGGAAGGCGTTCGTGAGGCATCTGTTAAGATTGAGAATGCTGCTCCTGATTGGAAGTTTTTAGAAGGAGCTGTTTTGAAAACAGTGGTTGCACATGGTCTAACCAATGCCAAAAAGGTTATGGATGCGGTTAAATCTGGTAAAGGAGATTGGCATTTTATTGAGATTATGGCTTGTCCCGGTGGATGTATTGGAGGAGGAGGGCAACCAATTCCAACCAATGCTGAGATTCGTCAAAAGCGAGCCGAGGCTATTTATCGTGAGGATGCAGGGATGAAGATTCGCAAATCTCACGAAAATCCTGAAGTTATTGCTATCTACAAGGAGTTTTTGCACGAGCCAAACGGTCATAAGTCTCATGAGTTGCTTCATACTCACTATAAAGAGCGTCAGCGCTACTAG